A window from Desulfomicrobium macestii encodes these proteins:
- a CDS encoding Eco57I restriction-modification methylase domain-containing protein — protein sequence MLPLAKSLRNDLEKTVKSARDMAESAAKACLEQLGVGETAPFSHLSDDQKDLRRRLRAHGRQLGDNRSTKGEQEIARLVEEVAYEHWHRMLFARFLAENNLLMFDGVAVTLEECAELADDEGVANEWELAANLAGAMLPQIFRTDSVVFKLKLSPEHQRSLERLIAALPADVFTASDSLGWVYQFWQSKRKEEVNASEVKIGARELPAVTQLFTEPYMVAFLLDNSLGAWWAARRLSEEDFRTAKNEEELRGKAAIPGLPLEYLRFVRQDDGSWTPAAGTFDGWPNQLAELKTLDPCCGSGHFLVAAFLMLLPMRMERDGLSAKEAADAVLRENIHGLELDKRCVELAAFALALTAWKYPNAGGYRALPELNVACAGLSISAKKEEWLALAGEKTNLLLALEELYKQFKDAPVLGSLINPEASLGKGSLFELKWEEVGPLLSKALKEEKNIERSELAVVANGLSNAASYLTGKFSLVFTNVPYLKGGYHSDILKSFCESRYPRSKYDLATVFIERCQDLLSRNGSLAVVTQQYWLFLKYYAGLREYFIRNKQLGLIARLGPGAFETISGEVVNVCLQITHNTKPSKLYRHNGFELDSVKGIEQKISHLTSSEVLFSQQSNQKKNPDCRISFELTDDGVGLLSEVADFGKGSVSGDGPHYLRKFWEFSSVGNEKKYWLNSPQESDIWSGRDNIILWDGKQHNPESELGFALRGHRVFKKHGIAIGKAGKLRFTPYTGELFDDNIAVICPYDNSKLEDLWDFCTSGKFEANLRKLDKKMSVTAGTFTKVSFDQDTWLGAPSNINIRKPWSMDPSQWVFHGYPSNSTETLQVAAIRLLGYRWPAELDASMELADEQREWVQRCTALLPYADEDGIVCIPPVRGEASAADRLLNLLAAAYGDEWSAETLNQLLSQAEHAGKTLETWLREKFFTQHCKLFQHRPFIWHIWDGLRDGFAALVNYHKLDYKNLETLTYTYLGDWITRQKQDIANGVDGAAEKLAAAETLKKSLELILDGENPYDIFVRWKPLDKQPIGWNPDLGDGVRLNIRPFMTVPDVAKKGAGILRDKPNIKWDKDRGKDVESAPWFPVFKGDRINDHHLSLAEKRAARKVRGEAQ from the coding sequence ATGCTGCCTCTCGCTAAATCCCTGCGCAACGATTTGGAAAAAACCGTCAAATCAGCCCGCGACATGGCTGAAAGTGCGGCCAAGGCATGCTTGGAACAACTTGGCGTTGGGGAGACGGCTCCGTTTTCACATCTATCCGATGATCAAAAGGACTTGCGCCGCAGGCTTCGTGCCCACGGGCGACAACTTGGTGATAACCGCTCTACCAAAGGTGAGCAGGAAATAGCCCGTCTAGTGGAAGAAGTGGCCTACGAGCATTGGCATCGCATGCTTTTTGCCCGTTTTCTGGCTGAGAATAATCTGCTCATGTTCGACGGCGTAGCCGTCACCTTAGAAGAATGCGCGGAACTGGCCGATGATGAAGGCGTCGCCAATGAATGGGAGCTTGCCGCCAACCTGGCCGGAGCCATGCTACCCCAGATATTTCGCACGGATTCGGTTGTCTTCAAACTGAAGTTATCTCCTGAACACCAGCGCAGTCTGGAACGGCTCATTGCCGCCTTACCAGCAGACGTTTTCACGGCGTCAGATTCTCTTGGGTGGGTCTACCAGTTCTGGCAGAGCAAGCGCAAAGAAGAGGTCAATGCTTCCGAGGTCAAAATTGGCGCACGAGAACTGCCTGCCGTGACCCAGCTTTTCACCGAGCCCTACATGGTAGCTTTTCTGCTGGATAATTCCTTAGGCGCTTGGTGGGCTGCGCGGAGATTAAGCGAAGAAGACTTTCGGACAGCGAAGAATGAAGAGGAATTACGGGGAAAAGCAGCCATTCCTGGGCTCCCTTTGGAATATCTGCGGTTTGTCCGTCAGGATGACGGATCATGGACACCAGCCGCTGGAACTTTCGACGGCTGGCCGAACCAACTTGCAGAATTGAAAACCCTCGACCCCTGCTGCGGCTCCGGCCACTTCCTGGTGGCAGCCTTCCTGATGCTGCTGCCCATGCGTATGGAACGAGACGGTCTTTCGGCCAAAGAGGCCGCGGACGCGGTGCTGCGGGAAAACATCCATGGTTTGGAACTGGATAAGCGCTGCGTAGAACTGGCCGCCTTTGCTCTGGCTCTCACAGCATGGAAATACCCGAACGCTGGCGGCTACCGCGCGTTGCCGGAGTTGAACGTTGCCTGCGCGGGGTTGTCTATCAGTGCCAAGAAAGAGGAATGGTTGGCACTGGCTGGTGAAAAAACCAACCTGCTGCTCGCCCTCGAAGAGCTTTACAAGCAGTTCAAAGACGCACCGGTGCTTGGCAGCCTAATCAATCCAGAAGCAAGTTTGGGTAAGGGGTCGCTGTTTGAATTGAAGTGGGAAGAAGTCGGGCCATTGCTTTCCAAAGCCTTAAAAGAAGAAAAAAATATCGAGCGTTCCGAACTTGCCGTTGTTGCAAATGGCTTGTCAAATGCTGCTAGTTATTTGACGGGCAAATTTTCCCTAGTTTTTACAAATGTTCCCTACCTAAAAGGAGGTTACCATTCAGACATCCTCAAATCTTTTTGTGAATCGAGATATCCGAGGTCAAAATATGACTTGGCGACGGTTTTTATCGAAAGATGCCAGGATCTGTTGTCCCGTAATGGGAGCTTGGCTGTAGTAACCCAGCAATACTGGCTTTTTCTTAAATATTATGCAGGGTTAAGGGAATATTTTATTAGAAATAAACAGTTGGGTCTCATAGCGAGACTTGGCCCCGGAGCGTTTGAGACGATTTCTGGGGAAGTCGTGAATGTATGCCTCCAAATCACTCATAATACGAAACCGTCGAAGCTATATCGGCACAACGGATTTGAGCTAGATTCAGTCAAAGGCATTGAGCAAAAGATAAGCCATCTAACATCTTCGGAAGTTCTTTTCTCGCAGCAAAGCAACCAGAAGAAAAACCCTGATTGCCGCATTTCTTTTGAGTTGACTGACGATGGCGTTGGGTTGCTGTCTGAGGTAGCGGATTTTGGCAAAGGGAGTGTCTCTGGTGACGGACCTCACTATTTAAGAAAGTTTTGGGAGTTTTCTTCAGTAGGTAATGAAAAGAAATATTGGTTAAACAGCCCTCAAGAGAGTGATATCTGGAGTGGGCGTGACAACATAATTTTATGGGATGGCAAACAGCACAATCCAGAAAGCGAGCTTGGATTTGCGCTACGTGGGCACCGTGTTTTCAAGAAGCATGGAATAGCCATTGGGAAAGCGGGTAAGCTCAGATTTACACCATATACAGGCGAGTTATTTGACGACAATATTGCGGTAATTTGCCCATATGACAATTCCAAATTAGAAGATTTATGGGATTTTTGCACCTCTGGTAAATTTGAGGCAAATCTTAGAAAGTTGGACAAGAAAATGTCCGTTACCGCAGGTACTTTTACAAAAGTATCATTTGATCAAGATACATGGCTTGGCGCACCCTCAAATATAAACATACGAAAACCCTGGTCTATGGACCCCTCACAATGGGTTTTTCATGGATACCCATCTAATAGCACTGAAACACTCCAAGTCGCCGCTATCCGCCTCCTCGGCTACCGTTGGCCTGCCGAACTGGATGCCAGCATGGAACTGGCCGACGAACAGCGCGAATGGGTGCAACGTTGTACGGCCCTTTTACCTTATGCCGACGAAGATGGCATTGTCTGCATTCCCCCGGTCCGGGGGGAAGCCTCTGCTGCTGACCGCCTCCTCAATCTGCTGGCTGCCGCTTATGGTGACGAATGGTCCGCTGAGACATTGAACCAACTCCTGAGCCAAGCCGAGCACGCGGGCAAGACATTAGAAACATGGCTGCGTGAAAAATTCTTCACCCAGCATTGCAAACTCTTTCAGCACCGTCCTTTCATCTGGCACATCTGGGACGGCCTCCGAGATGGTTTTGCCGCCTTGGTCAACTACCATAAACTCGACTACAAAAACCTCGAAACCCTGACCTACACCTACCTTGGAGACTGGATCACCCGTCAGAAACAGGACATCGCCAACGGCGTGGACGGGGCGGCGGAAAAACTCGCCGCCGCCGAAACTTTGAAAAAAAGCCTGGAACTGATTCTGGATGGCGAAAATCCCTACGACATCTTCGTGCGCTGGAAGCCCCTCGACAAACAACCCATTGGCTGGAACCCGGACCTGGGCGACGGCGTGCGCCTCAACATCCGTCCCTTCATGACCGTCCCCGATGTGGCCAAAAAAGGCGCAGGCATCCTCCGTGACAAACCCAACATCAAATGGGACAAAGACCGGGGCAAGGATGTGGAATCTGCTCCATGGTTTCCTGTTTTCAAAGGCGACCGAATCAACGATCATCATCTGAGTTTGGCGGAAAAACGAGCAGCACGAAAGGTTAGAGGAGAGGCACAATGA